A single Sulfurimonas aquatica DNA region contains:
- a CDS encoding peptidase domain-containing ABC transporter, with protein MNNAGLIELLKNSQIFGFLDEEILVSLSEKFSLEFFSHGEPILHEEETNKDLYVVYSGKANVVMRDGARTKTIATYRRGNYFGENAILEKEVKTHDIVAIGDVVLAKLSYDDFKTLCIQNQEFENFLQVYSGNQALQAFFKNFGSFGSLTAKETSNWLFELNYENIRSDGEIVFSEGEEGDKFYIIAAGAVEVSKNINGNDVVLTTLVAGKFFGEMALISDTPRAATIKCLGDTQLVSIDKDHFKHMINSNPALSSKINNIIEMYKASGVPKDAFLQKSLEKSRVGNIQEEEINEGLDGFNLITANTPLSSMSACALMLMSYYGVKVDRDYVHDYINRIDYSLLEDIFNDVAFMNATAINLKYSALKKIKEPFITKLNDISIIVYGFEKNIYKVIDPSKGFLNLHKNVFKKFYDGEVMLVDKPSKNSNENKKITLHSFLETLLPYKKILAEILTISLFISILSLLPPIFIRILIDDVLVQNNENMLIVIMVSLIVVAIFTGLLNALRSYLQFFLSSKLQVEILGRAYSHLISLPLSYFHNRNTGQIMSSLEDGRVVERHLSQVIFIVLIDGITALAFTFALAIGNIKLFLIFSGFVLIFGGAVFTATYYARQYLPKTLSRNASTDPHTIESINNISVIKTFNAANFNKKIWEEMFINKLRNLNKSITINSVSNSAITAMKTLTIAVVLGYASMLALSNEISIGEALAFNMIAMLALTPLGNIIQIYNEIYAADDLSSGLNKIYSVESESGLNDKKKPDLYLSKADVEFKNVSFSYEKDSKKIISNFNLQVEHGEYVAILGRIGSGKSTLINLLTRSFNPDKGTIFLDNKDISQVKLASLRSHIGVVFQDTNLFMGTIRSNISIGMQNATLAQVVEAATLAGAHDFIINMPKGYDSQVGEKGMGLSGGEKRLIAIARALVSNPPILIMDEPTNDLDSETEQTFKDNLKTIGFGRTMFIITHKSSLIRDADKIVVMDEGTVVESGKHLDLIADRGYYFYLSAKQIELS; from the coding sequence ATGAATAATGCAGGATTGATAGAACTTCTTAAAAATAGTCAAATATTTGGTTTCTTAGATGAAGAAATACTGGTATCACTCTCTGAGAAGTTTAGTCTTGAATTTTTCTCACATGGAGAACCTATTTTACATGAAGAAGAGACAAACAAAGATTTATATGTAGTCTATAGTGGTAAAGCAAACGTAGTCATGCGTGATGGAGCACGAACGAAGACTATAGCTACTTATCGACGTGGTAATTACTTTGGTGAAAATGCCATCTTAGAAAAAGAGGTTAAAACTCATGATATTGTTGCAATAGGCGATGTAGTTCTGGCAAAACTAAGTTATGATGATTTTAAAACCTTGTGTATTCAAAATCAAGAGTTTGAGAATTTTTTGCAAGTCTATTCGGGCAACCAAGCACTACAGGCATTTTTTAAAAACTTTGGATCATTTGGATCACTGACTGCCAAAGAGACTTCGAACTGGCTTTTTGAACTTAATTATGAAAATATCCGTAGTGATGGAGAGATTGTATTTTCAGAAGGTGAGGAAGGGGATAAGTTTTATATAATAGCTGCTGGAGCTGTAGAAGTATCAAAAAATATCAATGGAAATGACGTTGTGTTGACAACACTCGTTGCCGGCAAATTTTTTGGGGAAATGGCTTTAATATCAGATACTCCTCGTGCAGCGACAATTAAATGTTTAGGTGATACGCAATTAGTTTCAATTGATAAAGATCATTTTAAACACATGATTAATTCAAATCCCGCACTATCCTCGAAAATTAACAATATTATTGAAATGTATAAGGCCTCAGGAGTTCCCAAAGACGCTTTTTTACAAAAAAGCTTAGAAAAGAGCAGGGTAGGAAATATCCAAGAAGAAGAGATTAATGAAGGTCTTGATGGATTCAATTTAATAACAGCAAACACTCCACTATCATCAATGAGCGCATGTGCCTTAATGTTGATGTCATACTATGGCGTTAAGGTTGATAGAGACTATGTACATGACTATATAAACCGAATTGATTATTCACTTTTAGAAGATATTTTTAATGATGTAGCGTTTATGAATGCAACGGCAATTAATTTAAAGTACTCTGCATTAAAAAAGATAAAAGAGCCTTTTATTACCAAGCTAAACGATATATCCATTATTGTGTATGGTTTTGAAAAAAATATATATAAAGTTATTGACCCCTCAAAAGGTTTTTTAAATCTTCATAAGAATGTATTTAAAAAGTTTTATGATGGGGAGGTAATGTTAGTTGATAAACCATCAAAAAATAGCAATGAGAATAAAAAGATTACATTACATTCATTTTTAGAGACACTACTTCCATATAAAAAGATATTAGCTGAGATTTTAACAATTAGTTTATTTATATCTATATTAAGTCTTTTACCACCAATTTTTATTAGAATTTTAATAGATGACGTACTTGTACAAAATAATGAGAATATGCTCATAGTTATTATGGTCTCTTTAATTGTTGTGGCTATATTTACAGGACTATTGAACGCACTACGTAGTTATCTTCAGTTTTTTCTCTCAAGTAAACTACAAGTAGAGATTTTAGGAAGGGCCTACTCTCATCTTATATCCTTACCACTCTCCTATTTTCACAATAGAAATACTGGTCAAATAATGTCAAGTTTAGAAGATGGTAGGGTTGTTGAGAGGCACTTATCTCAGGTTATTTTTATTGTTCTCATAGATGGAATAACGGCATTAGCATTTACTTTTGCACTTGCGATAGGAAATATTAAACTCTTTCTTATATTTAGTGGTTTTGTTTTGATATTTGGTGGCGCGGTATTTACGGCCACATATTATGCTAGGCAGTATTTACCAAAAACACTATCTAGGAATGCTTCCACTGACCCTCATACTATTGAATCTATCAATAATATCTCAGTTATTAAAACATTTAATGCGGCAAATTTTAATAAAAAGATTTGGGAAGAGATGTTTATCAATAAACTGAGAAACCTTAACAAATCTATAACAATAAACTCAGTTTCAAACTCGGCAATTACTGCTATGAAAACACTAACAATTGCAGTTGTGCTAGGCTATGCTTCTATGTTGGCTCTCTCTAACGAGATTAGTATAGGTGAGGCACTGGCGTTTAATATGATAGCAATGTTGGCACTAACGCCACTGGGAAACATCATACAAATTTATAACGAAATATATGCAGCAGATGATCTCTCATCAGGCTTAAATAAAATTTATTCCGTCGAATCAGAATCAGGATTAAATGATAAAAAGAAACCTGATCTATATCTAAGCAAGGCTGATGTTGAATTTAAAAATGTATCTTTTTCATATGAAAAAGATAGTAAAAAAATTATTTCTAATTTTAACTTGCAGGTAGAACATGGTGAGTATGTAGCAATATTGGGAAGAATAGGAAGTGGAAAGTCGACGCTAATTAATCTTCTAACAAGAAGTTTTAATCCAGATAAAGGAACAATCTTTCTTGATAATAAAGATATATCACAAGTAAAGTTAGCCTCTCTAAGGTCGCACATTGGTGTCGTTTTTCAAGATACAAACTTATTTATGGGAACAATTCGCAGTAATATTAGTATAGGAATGCAAAATGCGACTCTTGCTCAGGTTGTTGAAGCTGCAACACTAGCTGGAGCGCATGATTTTATCATTAATATGCCAAAAGGATATGACAGTCAAGTTGGTGAAAAAGGTATGGGTCTATCAGGTGGTGAAAAGAGGTTGATCGCAATTGCAAGAGCCTTAGTTTCAAACCCTCCAATACTTATTATGGATGAGCCAACAAATGATCTTGATAGTGAGACTGAGCAGACCTTCAAAGATAATCTAAAAACCATTGGTTTTGGTAGAACTATGTTTATCATAACGCACAAATCATCTTTAATTAGAGATGCAGACAAAATTGTAGTTATGGATGAAGGAACTGTAGTTGAGAGTGGAAAACATTTAGACTTAATAGCGGATAGAGGCTATTATTTTTATTTAAGCGCAAAACAGATCGAATTGTCATAA
- a CDS encoding TolC family protein, with protein sequence MRLISFLVIFLYSYGQTLSLEQAIKSALSKNRDLIVSSYGPKKSSFNILKEEGRFDLSLESSVNFTQDKSAIQFTSDSTNYNIELSKYNSFGTDISIQYQKDIIDSNPPFTLSSSTPRFDSSLGLSLSQNLLRNFGTTVNNTHISISKKMLQSEKYKLLEATLLILYKVQIAYWNLFEAQQKYTLELFSLSLIEELLKQKERMVELGGFAKALLLDIKASRADSFTLVADSKRSLEVAKLEFLEVIGLQNIDIELSDRPFEYDVKYSEDKERYIDNHPMVLINNINVESLKQMNSFYENQMLPSLSLDVGFETHNPSISDNSLSPYKDNHNVFGVGLQFSMSIDNSVIKSDLGKGRLSELEYKANENRIKFYLKSEITKAIANIKYIKELLFVAKQSVDIQKSIIKNEDKKLELGLTTMKNYLDNMKELTKRQIKLLEYEASMMRYFATYYNAVASTPEFLNIDISELR encoded by the coding sequence ATGAGATTAATTTCTTTCTTGGTTATTTTTTTATACAGCTATGGACAAACTCTCTCACTAGAACAGGCTATAAAAAGCGCTTTAAGTAAAAATAGAGATTTAATCGTTTCTTCGTATGGTCCAAAAAAGTCTTCATTTAATATTTTAAAAGAAGAGGGCCGGTTTGACCTATCTTTAGAATCTTCTGTAAACTTTACTCAAGACAAATCCGCAATACAATTTACTTCAGATAGCACTAATTATAATATTGAACTATCAAAGTATAACTCATTTGGAACAGACATAAGCATACAGTATCAAAAAGATATTATAGATAGTAATCCTCCCTTTACTCTTAGCTCTTCAACTCCAAGGTTTGACTCTTCCCTTGGGCTGTCTCTTTCGCAAAACTTATTAAGAAACTTTGGTACGACTGTAAATAATACTCACATCAGTATTTCAAAAAAAATGTTACAAAGTGAAAAGTATAAGCTATTAGAGGCTACACTACTTATTTTATATAAAGTACAAATTGCATATTGGAATCTCTTTGAAGCACAGCAGAAGTATACTCTTGAACTATTTTCTCTTTCTTTGATTGAGGAGTTACTAAAGCAAAAAGAGAGAATGGTAGAATTAGGTGGATTTGCTAAGGCATTGCTTCTTGACATTAAGGCTTCTAGAGCTGATTCATTTACGCTTGTAGCGGATAGTAAGCGTAGTCTAGAAGTGGCAAAGTTAGAGTTCCTAGAAGTAATTGGTTTGCAAAATATTGATATTGAGTTGTCTGATAGGCCTTTTGAATATGATGTTAAATATTCAGAAGATAAAGAGAGATATATTGACAATCATCCGATGGTATTGATCAATAATATCAATGTGGAGAGCTTAAAGCAAATGAACAGTTTTTATGAAAATCAGATGTTGCCCTCTTTGAGTTTAGATGTTGGTTTTGAAACACATAATCCTAGCATAAGTGATAACTCTTTGAGCCCATATAAAGATAATCACAATGTATTTGGAGTAGGCTTACAGTTTTCTATGTCTATTGATAACTCTGTGATTAAATCAGATTTAGGTAAAGGTAGACTTTCGGAATTAGAATATAAAGCGAATGAAAATAGAATTAAATTTTATTTAAAAAGTGAAATTACAAAAGCAATAGCTAATATCAAATATATAAAAGAACTGCTTTTTGTAGCGAAGCAGAGTGTGGATATCCAAAAGAGCATTATAAAAAATGAAGATAAAAAATTAGAGCTAGGTTTGACTACGATGAAAAACTACTTAGATAATATGAAAGAGTTAACTAAACGCCAAATTAAACTATTGGAATATGAAGCAAGTATGATGCGCTACTTTGCTACTTACTATAATGCAGTTGCAAGTACACCAGAGTTTTTAAATATTGATATAAGTGAACTTAGATGA
- a CDS encoding DUF695 domain-containing protein, translated as MREFFQRLEDGSLVSIEVDMNAFGYSKSYPWLFSVFIKFDASDENAPQFEEFLETKESLIILLEHEEKAKYVGSRVVDGWSELYFYAKDSKSLDAQVSSVLTPSNYVYESSVVKDGRWDFHHKNLTPTELEECHIQSEKIIFLLEEEGDELEVPRIVEHYVSFDVPTQKNRFINTLDLEGFTFKDDISSEEFENGVALVKEHGVRSEDVKVVVEALFEKVKECQGYYEGWSTTLADKIN; from the coding sequence ATGAGAGAATTTTTCCAAAGATTAGAAGATGGTAGTTTAGTAAGTATAGAAGTTGATATGAACGCTTTTGGCTACTCCAAGAGTTACCCTTGGCTTTTTAGCGTTTTTATAAAGTTTGACGCAAGCGATGAAAACGCACCTCAGTTTGAAGAGTTTTTAGAGACAAAAGAGAGTCTAATCATTCTTCTAGAGCATGAAGAAAAAGCCAAATACGTTGGTAGTAGAGTTGTTGATGGATGGAGTGAACTTTACTTCTATGCAAAGGACTCCAAATCTTTAGACGCGCAAGTCTCAAGCGTTTTAACGCCAAGTAATTATGTTTATGAGAGTAGCGTTGTAAAAGATGGTAGATGGGACTTTCATCATAAAAACCTAACGCCAACTGAACTTGAAGAGTGCCATATTCAAAGTGAAAAGATTATCTTTCTTTTAGAAGAAGAGGGTGATGAACTTGAAGTACCTCGCATTGTTGAGCATTACGTATCGTTTGACGTGCCTACTCAAAAAAACAGATTTATTAACACTCTTGATTTAGAAGGTTTTACATTTAAAGACGACATTAGTAGTGAAGAGTTTGAAAATGGTGTTGCACTTGTAAAAGAGCATGGCGTTAGAAGCGAAGACGTTAAAGTTGTAGTAGAAGCACTGTTTGAAAAAGTAAAAGAGTGTCAAGGTTATTATGAGGGTTGGAGTACTACTTTAGCTGATAAGATTAATTAA
- a CDS encoding bifunctional 3,4-dihydroxy-2-butanone 4-phosphate synthase/GTP cyclohydrolase II: MTPIQRVLEAIEEIKKGNMIIMVDDEDRENEGDLVYAAAFSSPAHVNFMAMHARGLICVAIGKSISSRLELNPMVSSNTSSYETAFTVSVDAKNALTGISAGERDDTIKILANPISHADDLVKPGHIFPLIAKDGGTLVRTGHTEGSVDICRLAGLSEAGVICEIIKEDGTMARRDDLDIFGEEHNLKTVFISDIVEYRLANERLVNEKSVEEIEFFGVKVKRHVFEDHDKIEHTAIEFYSAGELANVRVHNVIPDIELLLNQDKYNNLVKSIEYLKINSGILVFINKTNHQDNSAPKEFGIGAQIIKSFGISKMNLITSLKHTDFVGLSGFGLEVNEVIDI, from the coding sequence ATGACACCTATACAAAGAGTATTAGAAGCGATTGAAGAGATTAAAAAGGGCAATATGATCATCATGGTAGATGATGAGGATAGAGAAAATGAGGGAGACCTTGTATATGCTGCGGCATTTAGTTCTCCCGCTCATGTTAACTTTATGGCTATGCATGCGCGAGGTCTTATCTGTGTAGCAATAGGAAAAAGCATATCTTCTAGACTTGAGCTTAATCCAATGGTTAGCTCAAATACGTCTTCATATGAGACAGCGTTTACAGTTTCAGTAGATGCGAAAAACGCTTTAACTGGCATCTCGGCAGGCGAGAGAGACGATACGATAAAAATACTTGCAAATCCCATCTCTCACGCAGACGACCTTGTAAAACCTGGGCATATTTTCCCACTTATAGCTAAAGACGGTGGTACACTTGTTCGAACGGGACATACTGAAGGCTCTGTAGATATTTGTCGTTTAGCGGGTCTGAGCGAAGCTGGCGTTATATGTGAAATCATTAAAGAAGACGGAACAATGGCTCGCAGAGACGACTTAGACATCTTTGGTGAAGAGCATAATCTTAAAACTGTTTTTATCTCCGATATTGTTGAGTATCGTTTAGCAAATGAGAGACTTGTAAATGAAAAGAGCGTTGAGGAAATAGAGTTTTTTGGAGTAAAAGTTAAACGCCACGTGTTTGAAGATCATGACAAGATAGAACATACCGCTATAGAGTTTTACTCCGCTGGAGAACTTGCAAACGTAAGAGTACACAATGTTATACCAGATATAGAGCTTCTCTTAAATCAAGACAAGTATAATAATCTAGTAAAATCCATAGAGTACTTAAAGATAAACAGTGGAATATTGGTCTTTATAAATAAGACAAACCATCAAGACAACTCTGCGCCTAAAGAGTTTGGAATTGGAGCGCAGATAATAAAATCATTTGGTATATCAAAAATGAATCTGATTACTTCGCTTAAGCATACGGACTTTGTCGGACTTAGTGGTTTTGGTTTAGAAGTTAATGAAGTAATAGATATATAA
- a CDS encoding MlaA family lipoprotein: protein MRFIGFIFFIFIAFYFQGCSAKNTLHPSEMFNQQEEPLSSDEIESNLEDEELFEEFADETDIEEIYDPFMRYNEVMTTFNDVVFENFFNPLAKGYKYVIHQEIRESVNNFFHNILFLPRFANNILQAKFKNATEETGRFVINSTIGVLGLFDVAKSQFNLEKHEEDFGQTLGFYGVGSGPHIVLPILGPSNLRDMLSLFPDALLSPINYDKSVCYTITDTWPEYIAVSAYNEINSLSLNLGEYEKLKKDAITLYPFLRDVYEQHRVKQIEE, encoded by the coding sequence TTGAGATTTATTGGTTTTATATTTTTTATATTTATAGCTTTTTATTTTCAAGGATGTAGTGCTAAAAACACTCTACACCCTAGTGAAATGTTTAACCAGCAAGAAGAACCATTAAGCTCAGATGAAATAGAAAGTAATCTTGAAGACGAAGAACTATTTGAAGAATTTGCAGATGAAACTGATATAGAAGAGATTTACGATCCATTTATGAGATACAACGAGGTAATGACTACTTTTAATGATGTCGTTTTCGAGAACTTTTTCAACCCTCTAGCAAAAGGTTATAAATATGTCATACACCAAGAGATAAGGGAAAGTGTAAATAACTTTTTTCATAATATACTTTTTCTACCAAGGTTTGCAAACAACATACTTCAGGCTAAATTTAAAAATGCTACTGAGGAAACTGGCAGATTTGTCATAAATTCTACAATCGGTGTTCTAGGATTATTTGACGTAGCAAAGAGTCAATTTAACCTAGAAAAGCATGAAGAGGACTTTGGTCAAACTCTTGGCTTCTATGGCGTGGGAAGTGGACCACACATAGTACTCCCGATTTTAGGACCATCTAATCTAAGGGATATGCTCAGTCTCTTTCCAGATGCACTACTAAGCCCTATCAACTATGATAAAAGTGTTTGTTATACTATAACAGATACTTGGCCAGAGTATATAGCGGTGAGTGCATATAATGAAATAAATAGTTTATCACTAAATCTTGGTGAGTATGAAAAATTAAAAAAAGACGCTATAACTTTATACCCTTTCTTAAGAGATGTGTATGAACAACATAGGGTTAAACAGATAGAGGAATAA
- a CDS encoding ABC transporter substrate-binding protein: protein MLKRLLLICTVLLFTQNLAANDQTDLKNHFLKMIDEVTLIIGDNSLNKSIRNKKIIDVLTPTFDFELMAKLSLGKSWKKLNSQDKQQFVELYVKRMEKSYSSKIDVYSGEKVEIKKIEQAKRNRIALVTDLISNDENLEIVYKFHKPKEKIKGKDKWLIYDVEILGVSILKTDKAQFREYLKEHGISGLLTKLEQTL, encoded by the coding sequence ATGTTAAAAAGACTTTTACTAATATGCACTGTTTTGTTATTTACACAGAACTTGGCAGCGAATGATCAAACTGATTTAAAAAATCATTTTTTAAAGATGATAGATGAAGTTACTCTTATTATTGGAGATAACTCTTTAAATAAGAGCATAAGAAACAAGAAAATCATTGACGTCTTAACACCGACATTTGACTTTGAGTTAATGGCTAAGCTTAGTTTGGGTAAATCTTGGAAAAAGTTAAACTCTCAAGATAAACAACAGTTTGTTGAACTATATGTAAAACGAATGGAGAAGTCATACTCTTCAAAAATCGATGTATATAGCGGTGAAAAAGTAGAAATAAAAAAGATAGAGCAGGCAAAAAGAAACAGAATAGCATTAGTAACAGACCTTATAAGTAACGATGAGAATCTGGAAATAGTATATAAGTTTCATAAACCAAAAGAAAAAATAAAAGGTAAAGATAAATGGCTTATCTACGATGTAGAGATTTTGGGCGTAAGCATACTTAAAACAGACAAGGCCCAATTTAGAGAGTATTTAAAAGAACATGGCATATCTGGACTATTGACTAAGTTAGAGCAAACCCTCTAA
- a CDS encoding efflux RND transporter permease subunit — MLKNLYHRYLLKYPIFFLSIVGIFFLVMITFALKLEIDASAETLLLQDDKDLQYSREVSKRFEAPDFLVVTYTIEDDLLSQENIANIKSLSQEIQTLEIVESINSIINVPLLQSPPRPIKELLKNIPTLQSQNIDKQLAKHEFLNSTIYKENLVSPDFKTTALSLNLKRDDKYFTLMQNRDKFIELQKQKILSEEEKESFKDASLKLKKYRDFIREKNHNSIVKIRSILENFQLQHNEVKLHLGGVDMIADDMVSFVKYDLRTFGFVIVLLLVVVLYILLKKMRWVAIALSICVVSLIVTSGFLGLFGWEITIVSSNFISLQLIMNMSLVVHLIVKYKELYFKHPSESQKNLIINSTTSMLKPSFFVVITTMAGFSSLVFSNILPIINFGWMMSVGIVVSLITTFILFPILLIFFKKHEVGDSTKNDALFTSKIAHIAYNYKKSILGMTVAVVLFSLTGAYQLKVENSFIDYFKQDTQIYQGMAVIDRKLGGTTPLDIILTFKEDSETLEPKADTEEESYDELDEFLDEFEESESDKERYWFTQTKMQKIKEVHEYLDSLEPIGKVLSLATVSETLKTLNDGKEADGLTLALLYKELPQEFKKIILSPYVDIQNNQVRISTRLIDSMPDLQRDQLLKKIDKDLQEILNPKYVEYKMSNILVMYNNMLQSLFDSQIKTIGIVLILLFVMFLILFRSLKVATIAIIVNSIPVSVIFGFMGWINIPLDMMTITIAAISIGIAVDDTIHYIHRFTLEYKQSNNIKTSIFNSHASIGTAMFYTSSIIMIGFSILVLSNFIPTIYFGLLTMLAMFMAIASDLLLLPVLLLLFGI; from the coding sequence ATGCTAAAAAATCTATACCATAGATATCTACTAAAATATCCAATATTTTTTCTATCTATAGTTGGTATATTCTTCTTAGTAATGATTACGTTTGCACTCAAGCTCGAGATAGATGCTAGTGCAGAGACTTTACTACTTCAAGATGATAAAGATTTACAATACTCTAGAGAAGTTTCTAAGCGATTTGAAGCACCAGACTTTCTTGTTGTAACATACACTATTGAAGATGATCTGTTAAGCCAAGAAAACATTGCAAATATAAAAAGTTTGAGCCAAGAGATTCAAACACTTGAAATCGTAGAGTCTATAAACTCTATAATTAACGTACCACTACTACAAAGCCCGCCCAGACCAATTAAAGAGCTACTTAAAAACATACCAACGCTGCAATCGCAAAACATTGATAAACAATTAGCAAAACATGAGTTCTTAAACAGCACCATATATAAAGAGAATCTAGTTAGTCCAGACTTTAAAACAACCGCCCTATCCCTAAATCTAAAAAGAGATGATAAGTATTTTACTCTTATGCAAAATAGAGATAAGTTTATAGAACTACAAAAGCAAAAAATTTTAAGTGAAGAAGAAAAAGAGAGTTTTAAAGATGCTTCACTAAAGCTAAAAAAATATAGAGACTTCATAAGAGAAAAAAACCATAACTCAATAGTAAAAATCAGATCCATATTGGAGAATTTTCAACTTCAACATAATGAGGTCAAACTTCACTTAGGTGGAGTGGATATGATTGCTGATGACATGGTCAGCTTTGTAAAGTATGATTTAAGAACTTTTGGATTTGTAATTGTCCTATTGCTCGTAGTGGTTTTATATATACTTCTTAAAAAAATGCGATGGGTGGCGATAGCACTTTCTATATGTGTCGTTTCTCTTATCGTAACAAGTGGTTTTTTAGGTCTTTTTGGATGGGAAATTACTATCGTATCCTCTAACTTCATCTCACTGCAGTTAATAATGAACATGTCACTAGTAGTTCATCTCATTGTCAAATATAAAGAACTATATTTTAAACATCCTAGTGAGTCACAAAAAAATCTAATAATAAACTCAACTACCTCAATGCTTAAACCATCATTTTTTGTCGTGATTACTACTATGGCTGGTTTTAGTTCTTTAGTATTTAGCAATATATTACCAATTATAAACTTTGGATGGATGATGAGCGTCGGGATAGTTGTATCGCTAATCACGACTTTTATATTGTTTCCAATACTACTAATATTTTTCAAGAAACATGAAGTTGGAGACTCTACTAAGAATGACGCTCTATTTACCTCTAAAATAGCCCATATTGCTTACAACTATAAAAAGAGCATACTAGGAATGACTGTAGCTGTAGTTCTATTTTCACTAACGGGTGCATATCAACTAAAGGTTGAAAATAGTTTTATAGACTACTTCAAGCAAGATACGCAAATATATCAGGGCATGGCAGTTATAGATAGAAAACTTGGCGGTACAACACCACTTGATATTATATTAACTTTTAAAGAAGATAGTGAAACTCTAGAGCCTAAGGCAGATACAGAAGAGGAGTCATATGATGAACTAGATGAGTTTCTTGATGAATTTGAAGAGAGTGAAAGTGATAAAGAACGCTATTGGTTTACGCAGACGAAGATGCAAAAAATAAAAGAAGTTCATGAGTACTTAGATTCACTAGAGCCTATAGGAAAAGTGTTGTCTTTAGCTACCGTTAGTGAAACCTTAAAAACACTAAATGATGGTAAAGAAGCGGATGGTTTAACATTAGCGCTTTTATATAAAGAGTTGCCTCAGGAGTTTAAAAAGATAATACTATCGCCTTATGTAGATATTCAAAACAATCAGGTAAGAATAAGCACAAGATTAATTGATTCAATGCCAGATTTACAAAGAGATCAACTACTCAAAAAAATTGATAAAGATCTTCAAGAGATACTCAATCCAAAGTACGTAGAGTACAAGATGTCAAATATTTTAGTTATGTATAACAATATGCTTCAATCACTTTTTGATTCGCAAATAAAGACTATTGGCATCGTTCTCATACTACTCTTTGTAATGTTCCTAATCCTCTTTAGAAGCCTAAAAGTAGCCACTATCGCGATAATAGTAAACAGCATCCCAGTAAGCGTTATTTTTGGATTTATGGGATGGATTAATATCCCGCTAGATATGATGACTATTACAATTGCGGCTATTAGCATAGGGATTGCAGTTGATGACACCATACACTATATTCATAGATTTACTTTAGAGTATAAACAAAGCAATAATATTAAAACGTCTATTTTTAATTCGCATGCGAGTATAGGAACGGCGATGTTTTATACCTCGAGCATCATTATGATTGGATTTTCCATTCTTGTGCTATCGAACTTTATCCCAACTATCTATTTTGGCTTACTAACTATGCTAGCAATGTTTATGGCAATTGCGTCAGACCTTTTGCTTCTGCCTGTTTTACTTCTCTTATTCGGCATTTAA